A stretch of Pyrenophora tritici-repentis strain M4 chromosome 7, whole genome shotgun sequence DNA encodes these proteins:
- a CDS encoding heterokaryon incompatibility protein: MTNQYNYDPIDQSTREIRLLKLLPQDGNSKFKNTPSCDIFHTSLNKNPKFIALSYVWGNAKDLGVIRVKDCTVKVTKNLYEAMMALRPRKEPLVIWIDALCINQSDDNEKSWQVGLMADIYRRVHKVVAWLGPADDDSNQVIDYLNSLGAKAEEVGFEFGPDVYKEAWSKLPSKRSAVSSKEQFMVFPRTVFDWSSMFRSVLSENIFYSISGFDRPGSLLPIAGMERLFTRPW; this comes from the coding sequence ATGACGAACCAATACAACTACGATCCGATCGATCAATCTACACGAGAGATTCGGCTCCTGAAACTTCTTCCCCAAGATGGCAACAGCAAATTCAAAAATACCCCAAGTTGCGATATCTTCCACACCAGCCTTAACAAGAACCCGAAGTTCATCGCGCTATCATATGTCTGGGGCAATGCCAAAGATTTGGGGGTAATTCGGGTTAAGGACTGCACTGTCAAAGTGACCAAAAACCTCTATGAGGCCATGATGGCACTCAGACCCCGCAAAGAACCCCTCGTCATCTGGATCGACGCGCTTTGCATAAACCAATCGGATGACAATGAAAAGAGCTGGCAAGTTGGGCTTATGGCAGATATCTACCGACGTGTGCATAAGGTGGTTGCTTGGCTTGGTCCAGCAGATGACGACAGCAATCAAGTGATAGATTACCTAAACTCGCTGGGCGCGAAAGCAGAAGAGGTTGGCTTTGAATTTGGACCTGATGTCTATAAAGAAGCCTGGTCGAAGCTGCCATCAAAACGGTCCGCTGTCAGTAGCAAAGAGCAATTTATGGTCTTTCCAAGAACAGTCTTTGACTGGAGCTCTATGTTCCGATCAGTCTTGTCAGAGAATATCTTTTATTCGATTAGTGGCTTCGACCGTCCGGGCAGCCTGTTACCGATAGCTGGTATGGAGCGCCTTTTTACGCGACCATGGTAG
- a CDS encoding Exo-beta-1,3-glucanase has product MKYLLIHLFLSPCLAHAASKLYTGFNYGSFWGTEANPKKKSDFLDGFNLARNLTTNTPFDTARLFTCVQSGTKNDPTEAFDAAVESKTNLFLGFWISPAQKGGSPSINNEMVALEKGFQKHGQALSDLIIGLSVGNEDVYRAEASGEIGLTAPIVGSTIAQVKKNIAASSFSRYMASKPIGHVDTVKYAVVDNADFIGITVYPYWNKDSIDAAFTSFQGSVAEAEKRAGGRPIWIAEMGWPTADSTQHGAAVAGVGQLQRFWKEVGCWVFSRYTTFWFELVKDSTPEQKADWGFVDGKTRAAKIKDLSCGGAPKPSSGKDKPVSGTLPPLSSTSHAVSPAPSTVAPTPSTILTSISPSPSLASPPGQSPPHATLTSTTTLTPIAIISPSPPYGPSPETHSSVRFITLEATVVITTTPTVGGYNQTYANTSEACACRYTDCGGE; this is encoded by the coding sequence ATGAAATACTTACTCATCCACCTCTTCCTCTCACCATGTCTTGCGCACGCAGCGAGTAAGTTATACACAGGCTTCAACTATGGCTCCTTCTGGGGCACAGAAGCCAACCCCAAAAAGAAATCCGACTTCCTCGACGGCTTCAATCTCGCTCGAAACCTCACCACCAACACCCCCTTCGACACTGCCCGCCTCTTCACTTGCGTCCAATCCGGTACAAAAAACGACCCAACCGAAGCCTTTGACGCAGCCGTAGAATCCAAAACCAACCTCTTTCTCGGTTTTTGGATCTCCCCCGCCCAAAAAGGCGGCTCTCCCTCCATCAATAACGAAATGGTGGCCCTAGAGAAAGGGTTTCAGAAACACGGCCAAGCACTCTCAGACCTCATCATCGGCCTCTCCGTCGGCAACGAAGACGTCTACCGCGCCGAAGCCTCAGGCGAAATCGGTCTCACAGCCCCCATCGTCGGCTCCACAATCGCGCAAGTCAAGAAAAACATCGCCGcctcctccttctccagATACATGGCATCCAAGCCCATCGGTCACGTCGACACAGTCAAATACGCCGTCGTCGACAACGCCGACTTCATCGGAATAACAGTCTACCCATACTGGAATAAAGACAGCATCGACGCGGCGTTTACTTCCTTCCAAGGCTCCGTCGCCGAAGCGGAGAAACGCGCTGGTGGACGGCCTATTTGGATTGCGGAGATGGGATGGCCGACGGCGGATTCAACCCAGCATGGTGCTGCTGTTGCGGGCGTGGGCCAGTTGCAGAGGTTTTGGAAGGAGGTGGGGTGTTGGGTTTTCTCGAGGTATACGACGTTTTGGTTTGAGCTGGTCAAGGATTCTACACCCGAGCAAAAGGCGGATTGGGGGTTTGTGGATGGGAAGACGAGGGCGGCGAAGATTAAGGATTTGAGCTGTGGTGGTGCACCTAAGCCAAGTTCAGGCAAAGACAAGCCTGTGTCTGGTACTTTACCACCATTGTCGTCGACTAGCCATGCTGTATCTCCTGCGCCAAGTACAGTAGCACCGACACCATCAACAATACTGACATCCATATCTCCATCCCCATCTCTAGCTTCCCCTCCCGGACAAAGCCCACCGCATGCTACCCTCACCAGCACAACAACCCTCACCCCCATAGCAATAAtctctccatctcctccatACGGCCCTTCTCCAGAAACCCATAGTTCTGTACGTTTCATAACCTTAGAAGCCACCGTTGTGATTACAACTACACCCACCGTCGGGGGTTACAACCAAACCTACGCCAACACCAGTGAAGCCTGTGCATGCCGTTACACTGACTGTGGTGGAGAATAG